Proteins encoded by one window of Streptomyces sp. ALI-76-A:
- a CDS encoding MBL fold metallo-hydrolase: protein MRVTWEELGWERLAAGVGRCRLPGWDCTAGLVVGAGTALLIDAGSSLREGARLRARAEELAGHRVTHLAFTHPHFDHVLGAGAFAGAEVFGAVGIDTVFEGRRAREELRADAVRNGLTAPLADEAVDALVVPPHRVSGEWTLDLGDGRQVLLANVGPGHTAHDLAILVPGAPEVVFCGDLVEESGEPQAGPDAVPSHWPAALDRLLDLGGEDALYVPGHGAVVDARFVRAQRDALAERFGVS, encoded by the coding sequence ATGAGGGTGACTTGGGAAGAGCTGGGATGGGAGCGGCTGGCGGCCGGGGTCGGGCGGTGCCGTCTTCCCGGCTGGGACTGCACGGCGGGGCTGGTCGTCGGCGCGGGTACGGCCCTGCTGATCGATGCCGGGTCCAGCCTCCGGGAGGGCGCGCGGCTGCGGGCGCGGGCGGAGGAACTCGCCGGTCACCGTGTGACCCATCTCGCGTTCACCCACCCCCACTTCGACCACGTCCTCGGCGCTGGGGCGTTCGCGGGGGCCGAGGTGTTCGGCGCCGTGGGCATCGACACGGTGTTCGAGGGGCGCCGTGCCCGTGAGGAGCTGCGCGCCGACGCCGTGCGCAACGGCCTGACGGCCCCCCTGGCGGACGAGGCGGTCGACGCCCTGGTGGTGCCCCCGCACCGGGTCTCCGGCGAGTGGACCCTCGACCTGGGCGACGGCCGGCAGGTCCTGCTGGCGAACGTGGGCCCGGGCCACACCGCCCACGACCTCGCGATCCTCGTACCGGGCGCACCGGAGGTGGTGTTCTGCGGCGACCTGGTCGAGGAGTCCGGCGAGCCCCAGGCGGGCCCGGACGCCGTCCCGTCGCACTGGCCCGCCGCCCTCGACCGGCTGCTGGACCTGGGCGGCGAGGACGCGCTGTACGTGCCCGGTCACGGAGCGGTGGTGGACGCGCGGTTCGTGCGGGCCCAGCGGGACGCGCTGGCGGAGCGCTTCGGCGTGTCGTGA
- a CDS encoding DUF3097 domain-containing protein — protein MRQYSPDLNPPWKKPRPVPEVPAEPGLVVEEAGSGFCGAVIRCEAGTVTLEDRFGKHRVFPMEPRGFLLEGRTVTLVRPPSTVAARPSRTASGSVAVPGARARVARAGRIYVEGRHDAELVEKVWGDDLRVEGVVVEYLEGVDDLPSIVEDFAPGPDARLGVLVDHLVPGSKESRIAASVTSEYALVVGHPYIDIWEAVKPSALGIEAWPRVPRGQDWKTGVCRALGWPENTGAVWQAILKRVGSYRDLEPELLGRVEELIDFVTAPE, from the coding sequence ATGCGCCAGTATTCTCCGGACCTGAACCCGCCGTGGAAGAAGCCCCGGCCCGTACCGGAGGTTCCGGCGGAGCCCGGCCTGGTGGTCGAGGAGGCGGGATCGGGTTTCTGCGGCGCGGTGATCCGCTGCGAGGCGGGCACGGTCACCCTGGAGGACCGCTTCGGCAAGCACCGGGTGTTCCCGATGGAGCCGCGCGGCTTCCTCCTGGAGGGCCGCACGGTGACCCTGGTCCGGCCGCCGTCGACGGTCGCGGCGCGTCCCTCCCGTACGGCCTCCGGTTCGGTCGCGGTGCCCGGCGCACGCGCGCGGGTGGCCCGGGCCGGGCGGATCTACGTCGAGGGCCGGCACGACGCCGAGCTGGTGGAGAAGGTGTGGGGCGACGACCTGCGGGTCGAGGGCGTGGTCGTGGAGTACCTGGAGGGCGTCGACGACCTCCCGTCCATCGTGGAGGACTTCGCCCCCGGCCCGGACGCCCGCCTCGGCGTCCTGGTGGACCACCTGGTGCCCGGCAGCAAGGAGTCCCGCATCGCCGCGTCGGTGACCAGCGAGTACGCGCTGGTCGTCGGCCATCCGTACATCGACATCTGGGAGGCGGTGAAGCCGTCCGCCCTGGGCATCGAGGCGTGGCCCCGCGTTCCGCGCGGCCAGGACTGGAAGACGGGCGTGTGCCGGGCACTGGGCTGGCCGGAGAACACGGGGGCGGTGTGGCAGGCGATCCTGAAGCGGGTGGGTTCGTACCGGGACCTGGAGCCGGAGCTGCTGGGCAGGGTCGAGGAACTGATCGACTTCGTCACGGCACCGGAGTGA
- the hemW gene encoding radical SAM family heme chaperone HemW, with translation MPSALPDGEPVPDDGALPASALAGAADRPLGFYLHVPYCATRCGYCDFNTYTATELRGTGGVLASRDNYADTLVDEIRLARKVLGDDPREVRTVFVGGGTPTLLGAGDLVRMLGAIRDEFGLAADAEVTTEANPESVDPAYLAVLRQGGFNRVSFGMQSAKQHVLKVLDRTHTPGRPQACVAEARAAGFEHVNLDLIYGTPGESDDDWRASLEAALGAGPDHVSAYALIVEEGTQLARRIRRGEVPMTDDDVHADRYLIAEEMLSGAGFDWYEVSNWATSDAGRCLHNELYWRGADWWGAGPGAHSHVGGVRWWNVKHPGAYAAALAAGRSPGAGRELLSEEDRRVERILLELRLREGVPLGLLRAEGLAASRRALTQGLLQAAPYEEGRAALTLRGRLLADAVVRDLVD, from the coding sequence ATGCCTTCCGCACTCCCCGACGGTGAGCCCGTACCCGACGACGGCGCCCTGCCCGCGTCCGCGCTCGCCGGGGCGGCCGACCGTCCCCTCGGGTTCTATCTGCACGTCCCGTACTGCGCGACCCGCTGCGGCTACTGCGACTTCAACACCTACACGGCGACCGAGCTGCGGGGCACCGGCGGTGTCCTCGCCTCCCGCGACAACTACGCGGACACCCTGGTCGACGAGATCCGCCTCGCCCGCAAGGTCCTCGGCGACGATCCGCGCGAGGTCCGCACGGTCTTCGTGGGCGGCGGCACGCCCACGCTGCTGGGCGCGGGGGACCTCGTCCGGATGCTGGGCGCGATCCGTGACGAGTTCGGGCTCGCGGCCGACGCGGAGGTCACCACGGAGGCGAACCCGGAGTCGGTGGATCCGGCGTATCTCGCGGTGCTGCGGCAGGGCGGCTTCAACCGGGTCTCCTTCGGCATGCAGAGCGCCAAGCAGCATGTGCTCAAGGTCCTGGACCGCACGCACACCCCGGGGCGCCCCCAGGCGTGCGTCGCGGAGGCCCGCGCGGCCGGCTTCGAGCATGTGAACCTTGACCTGATCTACGGCACGCCCGGTGAGTCCGACGACGACTGGCGGGCCTCGCTGGAGGCGGCCCTCGGCGCCGGTCCCGACCACGTCTCCGCGTACGCGCTGATCGTCGAGGAGGGGACACAGCTCGCGCGGCGGATCCGCCGGGGCGAGGTCCCGATGACCGACGACGACGTGCACGCGGACCGGTACCTGATCGCCGAGGAGATGCTCTCGGGGGCCGGGTTCGACTGGTACGAGGTGTCCAACTGGGCCACGTCCGACGCCGGCCGCTGCCTGCACAACGAGCTGTACTGGCGGGGCGCCGACTGGTGGGGCGCCGGGCCGGGCGCCCACAGCCATGTGGGCGGGGTGCGCTGGTGGAACGTGAAGCATCCCGGGGCGTACGCGGCTGCGCTGGCGGCGGGTCGGTCGCCGGGGGCCGGGCGGGAACTGCTGTCGGAGGAGGACCGGCGGGTGGAGCGGATCCTGCTGGAGCTGCGGTTGCGGGAGGGGGTGCCGTTGGGGCTGCTGCGGGCGGAAGGGCTTGCCGCTTCGCGGCGGGCGCTGACGCAGGGGCTGCTTCAGGCGGCGCCCTACGAAGAGGGGCGTGCCGCGCTCACCCTGCGGGGCCGCCTGCTCGCGGACGCGGTCGTCCGGGACCTGGTCGACTGA
- a CDS encoding SpoIIE family protein phosphatase, with protein MGVIPTQRETVSRTSDAPAPGDTPPWAEEHPPTEGPVQTNAPAPAGACPATDEPSHAGAYTAAGEPSPAGAFPATEQLPPAGAYRAPGRPASAEAEAAPTYGEPRPAPPEAAPEPASEATSAPASAPGTPPPLLSPTAEPAPATEAPPRAETHATLSGGPLAPSAARALLRAALAEWAERGLPGTEHLGDRLAGDAVLVVSELVTNAVVHAGTDVEVGCRLEAETGALVVEVLDRHPSRAPRDGAAEPVTEIPEYGRGLRLVAVLAESWGITYRTGAKTVWARLPAHATPAADGRAAYTGQSGLERGLRVAAILAPEPQRTEQERDWLGRGALSFLAEASDLLAGQLDENLVAALAGQLIVPRLADWCAVWLEDEVTGRTGRVGWAGDGTSGAGPQPARVWHASENRTEDLRRALEKEPPHPPEPARCGPAPFPWPGEALGPDGSALAYRLVAGGRPLGTLVIGRAGLLRFPDEITGLVEDLSRRVALAIGAARQYARQATISAVLQRGLLPGAVAEIPGVRSALVYEPCDKGGPSGDFYDLFPAGDGRWCFAVGDVQGKGPEAAVVIGLARPWLRLLAREGYRVADVLDRLNQLLLDDATEAADAAARALVSAGGRPAGPGDGPQTRFLSLLYGELAPFDGGVRCTLASAGHPLPLILGAGGEVRTAAHPQTLLGVIEDATYTSETFELRSGDSLLCVTDGVTERRSGSRQFDDEDGLAEALAGCTGLDADLIAERIKRLVHEFGARPPEDDLALLVLQAE; from the coding sequence ATGGGGGTCATTCCGACGCAACGGGAGACCGTGTCCCGCACCTCCGACGCGCCTGCGCCCGGGGACACGCCTCCGTGGGCCGAGGAACACCCGCCCACCGAGGGGCCTGTGCAGACCAACGCGCCCGCGCCCGCCGGGGCGTGCCCGGCCACGGACGAGCCGTCGCACGCGGGGGCGTACACGGCCGCGGGTGAGCCGTCCCCCGCGGGGGCGTTTCCGGCCACGGAACAGCTGCCGCCCGCCGGGGCGTACCGCGCCCCCGGAAGGCCCGCGTCCGCGGAAGCGGAGGCGGCTCCGACGTACGGTGAGCCCCGGCCCGCGCCCCCGGAAGCGGCTCCGGAACCGGCTTCGGAAGCCACTTCCGCACCTGCTTCGGCCCCCGGGACGCCCCCGCCGCTCCTGTCTCCGACGGCGGAACCGGCTCCGGCCACCGAGGCGCCCCCGCGTGCCGAGACGCACGCCACTCTCTCCGGTGGTCCGCTCGCGCCGAGCGCCGCCCGCGCGCTGTTACGCGCCGCGCTCGCCGAGTGGGCCGAGCGCGGGCTGCCCGGGACCGAGCACCTCGGCGACCGGCTGGCCGGGGACGCCGTGCTGGTCGTCAGCGAACTGGTCACCAACGCCGTCGTGCACGCGGGCACCGACGTCGAGGTGGGCTGCCGGCTGGAGGCGGAGACGGGCGCCCTCGTCGTCGAGGTGCTGGACCGGCACCCTTCGCGCGCCCCGCGCGACGGCGCCGCCGAACCGGTCACCGAGATCCCGGAGTACGGGCGCGGGCTGCGGCTGGTCGCCGTGCTCGCCGAGTCCTGGGGCATCACCTACCGCACGGGTGCCAAGACGGTGTGGGCGCGGCTGCCCGCGCACGCCACCCCGGCCGCCGACGGACGCGCGGCGTACACCGGGCAGAGCGGACTGGAGCGCGGCCTGCGCGTCGCCGCGATACTCGCCCCCGAGCCGCAGCGCACCGAGCAGGAACGGGACTGGCTCGGCCGTGGCGCCCTCTCCTTCCTCGCCGAGGCCTCCGACCTGCTCGCCGGTCAGCTCGACGAGAACCTGGTGGCCGCCCTCGCCGGACAGCTGATCGTGCCGCGGCTGGCCGACTGGTGCGCGGTGTGGCTGGAGGACGAGGTCACCGGCCGGACCGGCCGCGTCGGCTGGGCGGGCGACGGCACCTCGGGCGCCGGCCCGCAGCCGGCCCGGGTGTGGCACGCCAGCGAGAACCGGACCGAGGACCTGCGCCGGGCCCTGGAGAAGGAGCCGCCGCACCCGCCGGAGCCGGCCCGCTGCGGACCCGCGCCCTTTCCGTGGCCCGGCGAGGCGCTGGGCCCGGACGGCTCCGCGCTCGCCTACCGCCTGGTGGCCGGCGGACGCCCGCTCGGCACCCTGGTCATCGGCCGGGCCGGGCTGCTGCGCTTCCCCGACGAGATCACCGGGCTCGTCGAGGACCTCAGCCGCCGGGTGGCCCTCGCCATCGGCGCGGCCCGCCAGTACGCCCGGCAGGCCACCATCAGCGCCGTACTGCAACGCGGACTGCTGCCCGGCGCGGTCGCCGAGATACCCGGGGTGCGCAGCGCCCTGGTGTACGAGCCGTGCGACAAGGGCGGGCCCAGCGGCGACTTCTACGACCTCTTCCCGGCCGGTGACGGACGCTGGTGCTTCGCCGTCGGCGACGTCCAGGGCAAGGGGCCCGAGGCCGCCGTGGTGATCGGCCTGGCCCGGCCCTGGCTGCGGCTGCTGGCCCGCGAGGGCTACCGCGTCGCCGACGTCCTGGACCGGCTCAACCAGCTGCTCCTCGACGACGCGACGGAGGCGGCGGACGCGGCGGCCCGCGCGCTGGTCTCCGCGGGCGGCCGGCCGGCGGGCCCCGGCGACGGCCCGCAGACCCGCTTCCTGTCCCTCCTCTACGGCGAACTGGCCCCCTTCGACGGCGGCGTGCGCTGCACCCTCGCCTCCGCCGGGCATCCGCTGCCGCTGATCCTCGGCGCGGGCGGTGAGGTCCGTACGGCGGCGCACCCGCAGACCCTCCTCGGGGTCATCGAGGACGCCACGTACACCAGCGAGACCTTCGAGCTGCGGTCCGGCGACAGCCTGCTGTGCGTGACGGACGGGGTGACCGAGCGGCGCAGCGGCTCACGGCAGTTCGACGACGAGGACGGCCTCGCGGAGGCGCTGGCCGGCTGCACGGGGCTCGACGCGGACCTGATCGCCGAGCGCATCAAGCGGCTGGTGCACGAGTTCGGGGCACGGCCGCCGGAGGACGACCTCGCGCTGCTGGTCCTCCAGGCGGAGTAG
- a CDS encoding AMP-dependent synthetase/ligase, producing the protein MSDTQTLIENRPPSVATLFLERVAATPDAEAYRYPVPSASGQGPEEWKSLSWAQAAERVYAIAAGLIELGVRPEQRVALSSSTRIDWILADLGIMCAGAATTTVYPQTNAEESAFILSDSESRVLIAEDAAQLAKAVEKRAELPDLTHVIVIDSAGVETADWILTLDELERRGAARLEKEADLIKERVGAITKDQLATLIYTSGTTGRPKGVRLPHDNWAYMAKAIAATGLVSGDDVQYLWLPLAHVFGKVLTSGQIAVGHVTAVDGRVDKIIENLPVVQPTYMAAVPRIFEKVYNGVAAKARAGGGAKYKIFKWAAEVAREYAKASQDNFRRTGTASAPFGLSAKHKVADALVYSKIREAFGGNLRACVSGSAALAPEIGYFFSGAGIHILEGYGLTESSAASFVNPGEAYRTGTVGKPLPGTEVRIADDGEILLRGPGIMEGYHGLPEKTAEVLEADGWFHTGDIGELSPDGYLRITDRKKDLIKTSGGKYIAPAEVEGQFKAVCPYVSNILVHGADRNFCTALIALDELSIQQWAKDNGLEGKPYAEIVAAPATVAMVEEYVKQLNEGLQRWQTIKKFRLLPRDLDVEHGEITPSLKLKRPVVEREYKHLIDDMYAGTREA; encoded by the coding sequence GTGAGCGACACACAGACCTTGATCGAGAACCGTCCGCCGAGCGTGGCGACCCTCTTCCTGGAGCGCGTGGCGGCCACACCGGATGCCGAGGCATACCGCTACCCCGTACCGTCCGCCTCCGGGCAGGGCCCCGAGGAATGGAAGTCGCTCAGCTGGGCGCAGGCCGCCGAGCGGGTCTACGCCATCGCCGCGGGCCTGATCGAGCTGGGCGTGCGGCCCGAGCAGCGCGTCGCGCTCTCCAGCTCCACCCGGATCGACTGGATCCTGGCCGACCTCGGCATCATGTGCGCCGGCGCCGCCACCACCACGGTCTACCCGCAGACCAACGCGGAGGAGTCCGCGTTCATCCTCTCCGACTCCGAGAGCCGGGTGCTGATCGCCGAGGACGCCGCCCAGCTCGCCAAGGCGGTCGAGAAGCGGGCCGAGCTGCCCGACCTCACCCACGTGATCGTGATCGACTCGGCCGGCGTGGAGACCGCCGACTGGATCCTCACCCTCGACGAGCTGGAGAGGCGCGGCGCCGCCCGTCTGGAGAAGGAAGCCGACCTGATCAAGGAGCGGGTCGGCGCGATCACCAAGGACCAGCTCGCCACCCTCATCTACACCTCCGGCACCACCGGCCGCCCCAAGGGTGTGCGGCTGCCGCACGACAACTGGGCGTACATGGCGAAGGCGATCGCCGCGACCGGCCTGGTCAGTGGCGACGACGTGCAGTACCTCTGGCTGCCTCTCGCGCACGTGTTCGGCAAGGTGCTGACCTCCGGACAGATCGCGGTCGGACACGTCACCGCCGTCGACGGCCGCGTCGACAAGATCATCGAGAACCTGCCGGTCGTCCAGCCGACGTACATGGCGGCCGTGCCGCGCATCTTCGAGAAGGTCTACAACGGGGTCGCGGCGAAGGCGCGGGCGGGCGGCGGCGCCAAGTACAAGATCTTCAAGTGGGCGGCGGAGGTCGCCCGCGAGTACGCCAAGGCCAGCCAGGACAACTTCCGGCGTACCGGCACGGCGTCCGCGCCCTTCGGGCTGAGCGCCAAGCACAAGGTCGCCGACGCGCTCGTCTACTCCAAGATCCGCGAGGCCTTCGGCGGCAACCTGCGCGCGTGCGTCTCCGGCAGCGCGGCGCTCGCGCCGGAGATCGGCTACTTCTTCTCCGGTGCCGGCATCCACATCCTGGAGGGCTACGGGCTGACCGAGTCCTCCGCGGCCTCCTTCGTGAACCCCGGCGAGGCCTACCGCACCGGCACGGTCGGCAAGCCGCTGCCCGGCACGGAGGTGCGGATCGCCGACGACGGCGAGATCCTGCTGCGCGGCCCGGGCATCATGGAGGGCTACCACGGGCTGCCCGAGAAGACCGCCGAGGTGCTGGAGGCGGACGGCTGGTTCCACACCGGGGACATCGGCGAGCTGTCGCCCGACGGCTATCTGCGGATCACCGACCGCAAGAAGGACCTCATCAAGACGTCCGGCGGCAAGTACATCGCGCCCGCCGAGGTCGAGGGGCAGTTCAAGGCGGTGTGCCCGTACGTGTCCAACATCCTCGTGCACGGGGCCGACCGGAACTTCTGCACGGCGCTCATCGCCCTCGACGAGCTGTCCATCCAGCAGTGGGCCAAGGACAACGGGCTGGAGGGGAAGCCGTACGCGGAGATCGTCGCGGCGCCCGCCACGGTCGCGATGGTCGAGGAGTACGTCAAGCAGCTCAACGAGGGCTTGCAGCGGTGGCAGACGATCAAGAAGTTCCGGCTGCTGCCGAGGGATCTCGACGTGGAGCACGGGGAGATCACACCGAGCCTGAAGCTGAAGCGGCCGGTCGTGGAGCGGGAGTACAAGCACCTCATCGACGACATGTACGCCGGGACGCGCGAGGCGTAG
- a CDS encoding HAMP domain-containing protein → MSENSATPVLEGGHEDGRIRASDLRPLLAAMTAARDGDFSKVPESGHGLVAELTAVFNQIMDRSTHFNTEARRVKRELVRHGRLDERFSASPGQGAWTSRVDDVNQVLDALVAPVANATRVLDAVAGGDLTQRVDLHDGSRQLRGDLRRLGRAVNKMVDQLSLFTGEVTRVAREVGTEGRLGGRAKVQRLSGSWRDVTEAVNTMASRLTAQVRDIALVTTAVARGDLTRTVTVEATGELLELKLTVNTMVDQLSAFADEVTRVAREVGTEGRLGGRAQVRGVSGVWKDLTDNVNFMASNLTSQVRNIAQVTTAVANGDLSQKITVDAQGEILELKSTINTMVDQLSAFADEVTRVAREVGTEGNLGGRAQVRGVSGVWKDLTDNVNFMADNLTSQVRNIALVSTAVAQGDLGKKITVEAKGEILELKSTINTMVDQLSAFADEVTRVAREVGTEGNLGGQAQVRGVSGVWKDLTDNVNFMALNLTSQVRNIAQVTTAVANGDLSKKITVDARGEILELKDTVNTMVEQLRAFADEVTRVAREVGTDGRLGGRAQVLGVSGVWRDLTDNVNYMADNLTSQVRNIAQVATAVAQGDLSKKIDVDARGEILELKTTINTMVDTLSSFSSEVTRVAREVGSEGRLGGQARVEGVYGTWKRLTTNVNELALNLTTQVRAIAEVASAVAQGDMSRSITVETQGEVTELKDNINLMVANLRETTRAKDWLESNLARLAALMQGHRDLMEVADLILRELTPLVNAQYGAFFLADPDEDGTSVHTAVPVKGLAFIAGYGSAQSATVDTGSMPVHGLVRQAAREKKRILVEEAPPDYIKINSGLGEAAPASVVIIPILFEDKLLGVIELASFSRFSDVHLAFFDQFVNTIGVAINTIIANSRTESLLGESQRLAMQLQERSDELQKQQAELQRSNAELEEKAALLATSSQYKSEFLANMSHELRTPLNSLLILARLLSDNPDGRLSDQEVQFASTIHRSGSDLLQLINDILDLSKIEAGRMDVRPKRLPLIKLLDYVHATFRPLTIDRGLAFEVAVGEDVPREMYSDEQRLQQILRNLLSNAIKFTASGRVELRVNRVKDPEHHYVRDSDDVVAFAVSDTGIGIAPEKLPVIFEAFQQADGTTNRKYGGTGLGLSISREIAGLLGGRIVAESEPGRGSTFTLYVPVVSPGHPATGPTAEDRPLPAPDDLSAEPFPAAHDPDDSWPAPTKLEAWKAGRAGHVLSGRRVLIVDDDIRNVFALTHVLGRVGMPVLYAENGREGVETLERNPDVELVLMDIMMPEMDGYETIAAIRRTPRWTGLPIVALTAKAMPGDREKSIARGANDYVPKPVDVDQLLTVVCALLDPESGERDGRAGAEEAAVPFTDD, encoded by the coding sequence ATGAGTGAGAACAGTGCTACGCCCGTGCTCGAAGGCGGACACGAAGATGGCCGGATTCGAGCATCCGATCTCCGTCCCCTGCTCGCCGCGATGACCGCGGCCCGGGACGGTGACTTCTCCAAGGTGCCGGAGTCGGGGCACGGCCTGGTGGCGGAACTGACCGCCGTCTTCAACCAGATCATGGACCGCAGCACGCACTTCAACACGGAAGCGCGGCGCGTGAAGCGGGAGCTGGTCCGGCACGGCCGGCTCGACGAACGCTTCTCTGCCAGCCCCGGCCAGGGCGCCTGGACCTCCCGGGTCGACGACGTCAACCAGGTGCTCGACGCCCTGGTGGCCCCGGTGGCGAACGCGACCCGCGTCCTGGACGCGGTGGCCGGTGGCGACCTGACCCAGCGGGTCGACCTGCACGACGGCAGCAGGCAGCTGCGCGGGGACCTGCGGCGGCTGGGCCGGGCCGTGAACAAGATGGTCGACCAGCTCTCCCTGTTCACCGGCGAGGTCACCCGGGTCGCCCGCGAGGTCGGCACCGAGGGCCGGCTCGGCGGGCGGGCGAAGGTGCAGCGCCTGTCCGGAAGTTGGCGCGATGTCACCGAGGCGGTCAACACGATGGCGTCCCGGCTGACCGCCCAGGTCCGCGACATCGCCCTGGTGACCACGGCGGTGGCGCGCGGCGACCTGACCCGCACCGTCACGGTCGAGGCGACCGGTGAACTGCTCGAACTGAAGCTGACCGTGAACACGATGGTGGACCAGTTGTCCGCGTTCGCCGACGAGGTCACCCGGGTCGCCCGCGAGGTCGGCACGGAGGGCCGGCTGGGCGGCCGGGCGCAGGTGCGGGGTGTCAGCGGGGTCTGGAAGGACCTGACCGACAACGTCAACTTCATGGCGTCGAACCTGACCTCCCAGGTCCGCAACATCGCCCAGGTCACCACCGCCGTCGCCAACGGCGACCTGTCCCAGAAGATCACCGTGGACGCCCAGGGCGAGATCCTGGAGCTGAAGTCCACGATCAACACGATGGTCGACCAGCTCTCCGCCTTCGCCGACGAGGTCACCCGCGTCGCCCGCGAGGTCGGCACCGAAGGAAACCTCGGCGGCCGGGCCCAGGTGAGAGGCGTCTCCGGGGTCTGGAAGGACCTCACCGACAACGTCAACTTCATGGCGGACAACCTGACCTCCCAGGTCCGCAACATCGCGCTCGTCTCCACCGCCGTGGCCCAGGGCGACCTCGGCAAGAAGATCACGGTGGAGGCGAAGGGCGAAATCCTGGAGCTGAAGTCCACGATCAACACGATGGTCGACCAGCTCTCCGCCTTCGCCGACGAGGTCACCCGCGTCGCCCGCGAGGTCGGCACCGAAGGAAACCTCGGCGGTCAGGCCCAGGTCAGAGGCGTCTCCGGAGTCTGGAAGGACCTCACCGACAACGTCAACTTCATGGCGCTGAACCTGACCTCACAGGTGCGCAACATCGCCCAGGTCACCACCGCCGTCGCCAACGGCGACCTGTCCAAGAAGATCACGGTCGACGCGCGCGGCGAGATCCTGGAGCTGAAGGACACCGTCAACACGATGGTGGAGCAGCTGCGCGCCTTCGCCGACGAGGTGACCCGCGTGGCCCGCGAGGTCGGCACCGACGGCCGGCTCGGCGGCCGGGCCCAGGTGCTGGGTGTCTCCGGCGTCTGGCGTGACCTGACCGACAACGTCAACTACATGGCGGACAACCTCACTTCGCAGGTCCGCAACATCGCCCAGGTGGCGACGGCCGTGGCCCAGGGCGACCTGTCGAAGAAGATCGACGTGGACGCGCGCGGCGAGATCCTGGAGCTGAAGACCACCATCAACACGATGGTCGACACCCTGTCCTCCTTCTCCTCCGAGGTCACCCGCGTGGCCCGCGAGGTGGGCTCCGAGGGCCGGCTCGGCGGCCAGGCACGGGTGGAGGGCGTCTACGGCACCTGGAAGCGCCTCACGACGAACGTGAACGAGCTCGCGCTCAACCTGACCACCCAGGTCCGCGCGATCGCCGAGGTCGCCTCCGCCGTGGCCCAGGGCGACATGTCCCGCTCGATCACCGTGGAGACGCAGGGCGAGGTCACCGAGCTGAAGGACAACATCAACCTGATGGTGGCCAACCTCCGCGAGACGACCCGCGCGAAGGACTGGCTGGAGTCCAACCTGGCCCGCCTGGCCGCGCTGATGCAGGGCCACCGGGACCTGATGGAGGTCGCCGACCTGATCCTGCGCGAGCTGACCCCGCTGGTGAACGCCCAGTACGGCGCGTTCTTCCTGGCCGACCCGGACGAGGACGGCACCTCTGTGCACACGGCCGTTCCGGTGAAGGGGCTCGCGTTCATCGCCGGGTACGGCTCGGCGCAGAGCGCGACCGTCGACACCGGCAGCATGCCGGTGCACGGTCTCGTCCGCCAGGCCGCGCGCGAGAAGAAGCGGATCCTGGTGGAGGAGGCCCCGCCGGACTACATCAAGATCAACAGCGGTCTCGGCGAGGCGGCCCCGGCGAGCGTCGTCATCATCCCGATCCTCTTCGAGGACAAGCTCCTCGGCGTGATCGAGCTGGCGTCCTTCTCCCGCTTCTCCGACGTGCACCTGGCCTTCTTCGACCAGTTCGTGAACACCATCGGTGTCGCCATCAACACCATCATCGCCAACTCCCGCACCGAGTCCCTGCTCGGCGAGTCGCAGCGCCTGGCCATGCAGCTCCAGGAACGCTCGGACGAACTCCAGAAGCAGCAGGCCGAGTTGCAGCGCTCGAACGCCGAACTGGAGGAGAAGGCGGCCCTGCTGGCCACCTCCTCCCAGTACAAGTCGGAGTTCCTGGCGAACATGTCGCACGAGCTGCGCACCCCGCTGAACTCGCTGCTGATCCTGGCGAGGCTGCTCTCGGACAACCCCGACGGCCGTCTCTCCGACCAGGAGGTCCAGTTCGCGTCGACGATCCACCGCTCGGGCTCGGACCTCCTCCAGCTGATCAACGACATCCTGGACCTGTCGAAGATCGAGGCGGGCCGGATGGACGTACGCCCGAAGAGGCTGCCCCTGATCAAGCTGCTCGACTACGTCCACGCCACCTTCCGGCCCCTCACCATCGACCGGGGGCTCGCCTTCGAGGTGGCGGTCGGCGAGGACGTGCCGCGCGAGATGTACTCGGACGAGCAGCGGCTCCAGCAGATCCTGCGCAACCTGCTCTCCAACGCGATCAAGTTCACCGCGTCGGGCCGGGTCGAACTGCGGGTGAACCGCGTAAAGGACCCCGAGCACCACTACGTCCGCGACAGTGACGACGTGGTCGCCTTCGCGGTCTCCGACACCGGCATCGGAATCGCCCCCGAGAAACTCCCGGTGATCTTCGAGGCGTTCCAGCAGGCCGACGGCACCACCAACCGCAAGTACGGCGGCACCGGACTGGGCCTGTCCATCAGCCGCGAGATCGCGGGCCTGCTGGGCGGCCGGATCGTCGCCGAGAGCGAGCCCGGCCGGGGGTCCACCTTCACGCTGTACGTCCCGGTCGTCAGCCCCGGCCACCCGGCGACCGGTCCGACAGCCGAGGACCGCCCGCTGCCGGCGCCGGACGACCTGTCGGCCGAGCCGTTCCCCGCCGCCCACGACCCGGACGACTCCTGGCCCGCGCCGACCAAGCTGGAGGCGTGGAAGGCGGGCCGCGCGGGTCATGTCCTGTCCGGGCGACGGGTGCTGATCGTCGACGACGACATCCGCAACGTCTTCGCCCTCACCCATGTCCTGGGCCGGGTCGGCATGCCGGTCCTGTACGCCGAGAACGGCCGCGAGGGCGTCGAGACGCTGGAACGCAACCCGGATGTCGAACTCGTCCTGATGGACATCATGATGCCGGAGATGGACGGATACGAGACCATCGCCGCCATCCGCCGCACCCCCCGCTGGACGGGCCTGCCCATCGTCGCGCTCACCGCGAAGGCGATGCCGGGAGACCGCGAGAAGTCCATCGCGCGGGGCGCCAACGACTACGTACCGAAGCCGGTGGACGTCGACCAGCTGCTGACCGTCGTCTGCGCGCTCCTGGACCCCGAGAGCGGGGAGCGGGACGGACGCGCCGGTGCCGAGGAGGCCGCGGTGCCGTTCACGGACGACTGA